The following proteins come from a genomic window of Amaranthus tricolor cultivar Red isolate AtriRed21 chromosome 14, ASM2621246v1, whole genome shotgun sequence:
- the LOC130799664 gene encoding casein kinase II subunit beta-1-like, with the protein MYNNRGSKSEMGAVDRKRINEALDKHLERSSPSTSKGLNGKDKDRLTIISASSGKQPSNQRDSRPVSLSNNRCSDDESETDSEESDVSGSDGDDTSWISWFCNLRGNEFFCEADDDYIQDDFNLCGLSSQVPYYDYALDLILDVESSHGDMFTEEQNELVESAAEMLYGLIHARYILTSKGMAAMLEKYKNYDFGRCPRVYCCGQPCLPVGQSDLARSSTVKIYCPKCEDIYYPRSKYQGNVDGAYFGTTFPHLFLMTYPHLKPQKPSQSYTPRVFGFKLHKP; encoded by the exons ATGTATAATAATCGAGGGTCGAAGTCAGAGATGGGAGCTGTGGATCgcaaaaggatcaatgaagcatTGGATAAGCATTTGGAAAGATCATCACCGTCGACTTCTAAAGGTTTGAATGGTAAAGATAAGGATAGGTTGACGATTATTAGTGCTAGTAGTGGTAAACAGCCTTCCAATCAGAGGGATTCTCGTCCTGTTTCGCTTTCTAATAATCGATGCTCCGATG ATGAATCAGAAACCGATAGTGAAGAGTCTGATGTTAGTGGGTCTGACGGTGATGATACCTCTTGGATCTCATGGTTTTGCAACTTGCGAGGAAATGAGTTTTTCTGTGAAGCTGATGATGATTACATTCAAGATGATTTTAACCTTTGTGGGTTGAGCAGTCAAGTCCCATATTATGACTATGCGCTGGATTTGATACTGGATGTGGAGTCCTCACATG GTGATATGTTTACTGAAGAGCAGAATGAGTTAGTTGAATCTGCAGCAGAGATGCTTTACGGTCTTATCCATGCTCGATACATATTGACAAGCAAAGGGATGGCTGCAATG CTTGAGAAATATAAAAACTATGACTTTGGGAGATGTCCAAGGGTTTATTGCTGTGGACAACCTTGCCTTCCCGTCGGGCAATCTGATCTTGCAAGATCCAGCACAGTAAAAATTTACTGCCCTAAATGTGAAGATATTTACTATCCTCGCTCCAAGTATCAAGGCA ATGTCGacggagcttattttggaaCGACGTTTCCTCACCTCTTTTTGATGACATACCCACATCTCAAGCCTCAAAAACCAAGTCAAAGCTACACTCCTAGGGTGTTTGGTTTTAAGCTCCACAAGCCATGA